A part of Streptomyces sp. DSM 40750 genomic DNA contains:
- a CDS encoding response regulator transcription factor gives MAHVLIADDDADIRDLVAFKLTQSGHQVTAVEDGMAALRAAREQPVDLALLDIRMPGMSGLDVCRELRTAPGTAMLPVIMITARSQEGDVEVGFAAGADDYIIKPFSPRELSSRVTALLNRVER, from the coding sequence ATGGCCCACGTCCTGATAGCCGACGACGACGCGGACATCCGGGATCTGGTGGCGTTCAAGCTGACCCAGAGCGGTCACCAGGTCACGGCCGTGGAGGACGGCATGGCCGCGCTCCGGGCGGCGCGTGAGCAGCCCGTGGACCTGGCCCTGCTCGACATACGGATGCCGGGGATGTCCGGCCTGGACGTCTGCCGGGAGCTGCGGACGGCCCCCGGGACCGCGATGCTCCCCGTGATCATGATCACCGCGCGATCCCAGGAAGGGGACGTGGAGGTCGGCTTCGCGGCGGGCGCCGACGACTACATCATCAAGCCCTTCAGCCCACGGGAGCTGTCCAGCCGGGTCACCGCCCTGCTCAACCGGGTGGAGCGGTGA
- a CDS encoding substrate-binding domain-containing protein: MRRIAGIVLAVLLIGGVVAAVVAGRTEDTGTATKTVRGVIGSEKAEFFADPEVVKALAAKGYTVKTETSGSWAMDGLDLNGYDFAFPSSKAPADELAVKYDVREPLPRPFYSPLVVVTHRGAAEVLRQNGLATLEEGRGVLDMGAYLKAAEEGRTWQDLKGADKHGELMGLLYIATTDPTTSNSGALYLAAASNVANGGRVVASKADLDRTAPLMRELISVQGAQQPSTDAAFRDFVSGVGNPLVLVYESQVAALLTEGQSVDDLVVLYPDTTVFSDHTVVPVTDEGRALGELLGTDAELRELAARHGFRPQGAATEFTAATADHTTYLTQKLTVRQAPVPTSEVLHEMARRARGQ; encoded by the coding sequence GTGAGACGCATCGCGGGAATCGTCCTCGCGGTCCTGCTGATCGGCGGCGTGGTGGCAGCCGTCGTGGCGGGCCGGACAGAGGACACGGGCACGGCAACGAAGACCGTGCGAGGAGTGATCGGGTCGGAGAAGGCGGAGTTCTTCGCCGACCCGGAGGTGGTGAAGGCCCTGGCCGCCAAGGGCTACACCGTGAAGACGGAGACGTCGGGATCCTGGGCCATGGACGGCCTGGATCTGAACGGGTACGACTTCGCCTTCCCGTCCAGCAAGGCACCCGCCGACGAACTGGCCGTGAAGTACGACGTACGCGAACCGCTCCCCCGCCCCTTCTACTCGCCGCTCGTCGTGGTCACCCACCGGGGTGCCGCCGAGGTGCTGCGGCAGAACGGGCTCGCCACGCTCGAAGAGGGCCGGGGTGTCCTCGACATGGGCGCCTATCTGAAGGCCGCCGAGGAAGGCCGGACCTGGCAGGACCTCAAGGGGGCTGACAAGCATGGTGAGTTGATGGGACTCCTCTACATCGCCACCACCGATCCGACCACCTCCAACTCGGGGGCGCTCTATCTCGCCGCCGCCTCGAACGTCGCCAACGGCGGACGGGTGGTCGCGAGCAAGGCGGATCTGGACAGGACGGCGCCGCTCATGCGCGAGCTGATCAGCGTCCAGGGCGCCCAGCAGCCGAGCACCGACGCCGCGTTCCGCGACTTCGTCAGCGGTGTCGGCAATCCGCTCGTGCTCGTCTACGAGTCGCAGGTCGCCGCCCTGCTCACGGAGGGCCAGAGCGTCGACGACCTGGTCGTCCTCTACCCGGACACCACCGTCTTCAGCGACCACACCGTCGTACCGGTCACGGACGAGGGCCGGGCGCTCGGCGAACTCCTCGGCACCGACGCGGAGTTGCGCGAGCTGGCAGCCCGGCACGGTTTCCGGCCGCAGGGGGCGGCCACCGAGTTCACGGCGGCGACCGCCGACCACACCACCTATCTGACGCAGAAGCTGACCGTCCGGCAGGCGCCCGTGCCCACCTCCGAGGTGCTGCACGAGATGGCGCGCCGGGCCAGGGGTCAGTAG
- a CDS encoding glycosyltransferase family 2 protein: protein MAGEENLWAGLLGALHMLIAVTDDVVITYFLAINTGYLVLNLLAVGEFVRRLRRAPFAGYEDAATSPFTPPVSVIMPAYNEAAGIVEAVRAMLLLRYPVFEVVVVDDGSTDGTLDALRDAFHLAEVEYVVPHDVPVRGRVVSVQLPRGGPVPLVVARKINGGKADALNVGINLARYPLLCMVDADSILDSQALLAVAKPFSDDPLRVVATGGVVGLANGCTVVAGRVVEPHAPRDLLGRVQTVEYLRAFLLGRAGWSKLGGLLIIAGAFGLFRKDAVVAAGGMDPDCIGEDAELVIRLHRHMREQGRDYRVVFVTEPISWSEAPSKLKILARQRQRWHRGLTEILLKHRRMIGNPRYGRIGLLALPFYVVFELLAPVVELAGLVLVPLGVLIGAVDVDYLWHFLLAAYVYALVVSLVSVAVEECAFHRFTRWRDVWGVFVGVVAENVGYRQLTAWWRLRGMWDALHGAPQVWGAMTRTGFGSPEKVEEDGGDRA from the coding sequence GTGGCGGGCGAGGAGAACCTGTGGGCGGGGCTGCTCGGCGCGTTGCACATGCTGATCGCCGTGACCGACGACGTGGTGATCACCTACTTCCTGGCCATCAACACCGGCTATCTGGTGCTGAACCTCCTCGCCGTCGGGGAGTTCGTCAGAAGGCTTCGCCGGGCGCCCTTCGCGGGCTATGAGGACGCCGCCACCAGCCCGTTCACCCCACCCGTGTCGGTGATCATGCCCGCGTACAACGAGGCGGCCGGCATCGTCGAAGCGGTACGGGCCATGCTGCTGCTGCGCTACCCGGTGTTCGAGGTCGTCGTCGTCGACGACGGATCCACCGACGGCACCCTGGACGCCCTCCGGGACGCCTTCCACCTCGCCGAAGTCGAATACGTGGTCCCCCATGACGTCCCCGTACGCGGCAGGGTCGTCTCGGTCCAGCTGCCCCGCGGCGGCCCGGTTCCCCTGGTGGTGGCCCGCAAGATCAACGGCGGCAAGGCCGACGCCCTCAACGTGGGGATCAACCTGGCACGCTACCCGCTGCTGTGCATGGTGGACGCGGACTCGATCCTCGACTCCCAGGCGCTGCTCGCGGTGGCCAAACCGTTCAGCGACGATCCCTTGCGGGTGGTGGCGACCGGGGGCGTGGTCGGCCTCGCCAACGGCTGCACCGTCGTGGCCGGCCGTGTGGTCGAGCCGCACGCGCCCCGGGACCTGCTCGGACGCGTCCAGACCGTCGAGTACCTGCGTGCCTTCCTCCTCGGCCGCGCCGGATGGTCCAAGCTCGGCGGACTGCTGATCATCGCCGGTGCCTTCGGCCTCTTCCGCAAGGACGCGGTCGTGGCGGCCGGCGGCATGGACCCGGACTGCATCGGTGAGGACGCCGAACTGGTCATCCGCCTCCACCGGCACATGCGCGAGCAGGGCCGCGACTACCGCGTCGTCTTCGTCACCGAGCCGATCTCCTGGAGCGAGGCGCCCTCGAAGCTGAAGATCCTGGCCCGCCAGCGACAGCGGTGGCACCGGGGCCTGACGGAGATCCTGCTCAAGCACCGCCGCATGATCGGCAACCCGCGTTACGGCCGCATCGGGCTGCTGGCGCTGCCGTTCTACGTGGTCTTCGAACTGCTGGCTCCGGTGGTGGAGCTCGCGGGCCTGGTGTTGGTGCCCCTGGGCGTGCTGATCGGCGCGGTGGACGTGGACTACCTGTGGCATTTCCTGCTTGCCGCCTACGTCTACGCCCTCGTGGTCAGCCTGGTGTCGGTCGCGGTGGAGGAGTGCGCCTTCCACCGGTTCACGCGGTGGCGGGACGTCTGGGGCGTCTTCGTCGGGGTGGTCGCCGAGAACGTCGGATACCGCCAGCTGACGGCGTGGTGGCGGCTGCGCGGTATGTGGGACGCGCTGCACGGGGCTCCCCAGGTATGGGGTGCGATGACGCGTACGGGATTCGGCTCCCCGGAAAAGGTGGAGGAGGACGGAGGTGATCGCGCATGA
- a CDS encoding HEAT repeat domain-containing protein: MIPAGLLSGALLCLPAVVMALSLLVVGSRCVRGYRQRRRERIAAPVRGVLLHLLCADEDEQSGLLHRLAEIDKRTWTALEPTLTALLGKVAGTARTALVRLCELRGAAVAAVADLSSRSAARRGRAAQVLGQLCHRPAAQALCRLLADRDPEVRLAAARALGRCGGPAAVPYLLESLHGARTVSPDVVTGALVFLGPEAQRGVVAGLEHPQPLVRAVAIEVLGTTGAVSQTPGITRALGEDPAVEVRIKAARALGGLGMPDGLEPLLAAVGPGRPVALRIVGAGALGRLGAAAATPRLAELLGDPDPHVAATAARALLRLGPAGRAALRTAADERPGGPAAAQARAALAESEVGGARHDVRVEVTL; the protein is encoded by the coding sequence GTGATCCCGGCCGGCCTCCTCAGTGGCGCGCTGCTGTGCCTGCCGGCCGTGGTCATGGCGCTGAGCCTGCTGGTCGTCGGCAGCCGCTGCGTCCGCGGCTACCGGCAGCGCAGACGCGAGCGGATCGCGGCGCCGGTACGTGGCGTCCTGCTGCACCTCCTCTGCGCGGACGAGGATGAGCAGAGCGGGCTGCTGCACCGGCTGGCGGAGATCGACAAGCGCACCTGGACCGCCCTGGAGCCGACCCTGACGGCACTGCTGGGAAAAGTCGCCGGCACGGCCCGCACGGCGTTGGTCCGGCTGTGCGAGCTGCGCGGGGCCGCCGTGGCCGCCGTCGCTGATCTGTCGAGCCGCAGTGCGGCCCGGCGGGGGCGCGCCGCACAGGTGCTCGGTCAGCTCTGCCACCGCCCCGCGGCCCAGGCGCTGTGCCGTCTGCTGGCCGATCGCGACCCCGAGGTGCGTCTGGCCGCCGCACGGGCCCTGGGCCGCTGCGGGGGGCCGGCGGCCGTGCCGTATCTCCTGGAATCCCTCCACGGAGCGCGGACCGTCTCGCCCGACGTGGTCACCGGCGCGCTGGTCTTCCTGGGACCGGAGGCGCAGCGCGGGGTCGTGGCAGGGCTGGAGCATCCGCAGCCCCTCGTCAGGGCCGTGGCGATCGAGGTCCTCGGCACGACCGGCGCGGTGTCCCAGACGCCCGGGATCACGCGCGCGCTGGGCGAGGACCCTGCGGTCGAGGTGCGGATCAAAGCGGCACGCGCGCTGGGCGGACTGGGCATGCCCGACGGCCTGGAGCCGCTGCTCGCGGCCGTCGGGCCCGGTCGGCCGGTCGCCCTGCGCATCGTGGGCGCCGGAGCCCTCGGCAGGCTGGGGGCCGCCGCCGCGACACCACGGCTCGCGGAGCTGCTCGGTGACCCCGACCCGCATGTGGCGGCCACAGCGGCCCGTGCGCTGCTGCGGCTCGGCCCGGCAGGGCGGGCCGCGTTGCGCACGGCTGCGGACGAGCGCCCTGGCGGACCGGCCGCCGCCCAGGCCAGGGCGGCCCTCGCCGAATCGGAGGTCGGGGGTGCGCGCCACGACGTCCGCGTGGAAGTGACGCTGTGA
- a CDS encoding trypsin-like serine peptidase, with translation MRKPLVASLFALVITGAGAAPAVAAPVTADTPATTAGAPVKTVAGSLVETANKTVADLTGTAPAAQAVSFAGTVSLSNCSGSVVRMPDSEDNDPALVMTNGHCLESGFPEPGEVIVDQASTRTFGLLNSAGTRVGTLRANKIAYGTMTDTDMAVYQLTTTYAQIKSSYGIDALVFDTARPAAGTAITVVSGYWKRTYSCDVDGYAYRLKEGDWTWKDSIRYTSACKTIGGTSGSPVLDDATNKVVGVNNTGNESGERCTVNNPCEVDANGTVTVRQGINYAQQTWHVPACFGVDNKLDLSASGCVLPKP, from the coding sequence ATGAGAAAGCCTCTCGTTGCCTCGCTTTTCGCCCTGGTGATCACCGGGGCGGGCGCGGCACCCGCGGTCGCGGCACCCGTGACCGCGGACACGCCCGCGACGACGGCGGGCGCACCGGTGAAGACGGTGGCCGGCTCTCTCGTCGAGACGGCGAACAAGACCGTGGCCGACCTCACCGGCACGGCCCCGGCGGCACAGGCCGTCAGCTTCGCCGGCACCGTCTCGCTCAGCAACTGCTCCGGCTCGGTCGTACGGATGCCCGACTCCGAGGACAACGACCCGGCGCTGGTGATGACCAACGGCCACTGTCTGGAGAGCGGTTTCCCGGAGCCCGGCGAGGTCATCGTCGACCAGGCCTCCACCCGCACCTTCGGCCTGCTCAACTCCGCCGGCACCCGCGTCGGCACGCTCCGCGCCAACAAGATCGCGTACGGCACGATGACCGACACGGACATGGCGGTGTACCAGCTCACCACCACGTACGCGCAGATCAAGAGTTCGTACGGCATCGACGCGCTCGTCTTCGACACCGCCCGCCCGGCCGCCGGCACCGCCATCACCGTCGTCTCCGGGTACTGGAAGCGGACCTACAGCTGCGACGTCGACGGGTACGCGTACCGCCTGAAGGAGGGTGACTGGACCTGGAAGGACTCGATCCGTTACACCTCCGCCTGCAAGACCATCGGCGGCACCTCGGGCTCCCCGGTCCTCGACGACGCCACCAACAAGGTCGTCGGCGTCAACAACACCGGCAACGAGAGCGGTGAGCGCTGCACCGTCAACAACCCCTGCGAGGTCGACGCGAACGGCACCGTGACCGTCCGTCAGGGCATCAACTACGCCCAGCAGACCTGGCACGTCCCCGCCTGCTTCGGCGTGGACAACAAGCTCGACCTCAGCGCCAGCGGTTGCGTACTGCCCAAGCCGTAG
- a CDS encoding glycoside hydrolase family 16 protein: protein MTGFALSLRKRTALALAAAGLVGTSLTALPGTADAAQSAVVAQPVVGQALFDDFDYTGYTDPRITQRGWTLKSGQGGPGVPGATWRPSYISFATESGGNSIMTLRAGSSGTASSTSQSEIYHQRKFHRGTYAARVRFSDVPVSGPDGDHMVQTFFTITPLNHPMDPDYGELDFEYLPNGGWGIPGSALLATSWETYQEDPWQSVAITTQERAGFAGWHDLVVTVDTEHVNYYIDGRLFASHTEPYLPETSMDIRFNHWLIDLLGTASKRSRAYDQRVDYVYHLKDQVLIPAQVQGAVNDYRARGVTFEDTV from the coding sequence ATGACTGGATTCGCCCTGTCCTTGCGCAAAAGAACTGCTCTCGCGCTTGCCGCGGCAGGACTGGTCGGCACAAGTCTCACCGCCCTCCCCGGGACGGCCGATGCCGCCCAAAGCGCGGTCGTCGCTCAACCCGTCGTCGGCCAGGCGCTGTTCGACGACTTCGACTACACCGGCTACACCGACCCCCGGATCACCCAGCGCGGTTGGACCCTGAAGTCCGGCCAGGGCGGTCCCGGCGTTCCGGGCGCCACCTGGCGGCCGTCGTACATCAGCTTCGCCACCGAGTCCGGCGGCAACTCCATCATGACGTTGCGCGCCGGCAGCAGCGGCACGGCGTCCAGTACCTCGCAGAGCGAGATCTACCATCAACGCAAGTTCCACCGCGGTACCTACGCCGCCCGCGTCCGCTTCAGCGACGTCCCGGTGTCCGGACCCGACGGCGACCACATGGTGCAGACCTTCTTCACCATTACGCCGCTGAACCACCCCATGGACCCGGACTACGGCGAACTCGACTTCGAGTACCTGCCCAACGGCGGATGGGGCATCCCCGGCAGCGCCCTGCTCGCCACCTCGTGGGAGACCTACCAGGAAGACCCCTGGCAGTCCGTCGCCATCACCACCCAGGAGCGCGCCGGTTTCGCCGGCTGGCACGATCTGGTCGTCACGGTCGACACCGAGCACGTCAACTACTACATCGACGGCAGGCTCTTCGCCTCACACACGGAGCCGTACCTCCCCGAGACGTCGATGGACATCCGCTTCAACCACTGGCTGATCGACCTCCTGGGCACCGCCAGCAAGAGGTCGCGCGCATACGACCAGAGGGTCGACTACGTGTACCACCTCAAGGACCAGGTGCTGATCCCTGCCCAGGTGCAGGGCGCGGTCAACGACTACCGGGCGCGAGGAGTGACCTTCGAGGACACCGTCTGA
- a CDS encoding pyridoxal phosphate-dependent aminotransferase gives MQVIQSTKLANVCYEIRGPVLEEAMRLEAAGHRILKLNTGNPAAFGFECPPEILEDILRNVSSSHGYGDAKGLLAARRAVVMHNQTIGIETDVEHVFIGNGASELIVMAMQGLLDDGDEVLVPSPDYPLWTAAVSLSGGTAVHYRCDEQSDWMPDLADVERKVTDRTKAIVIINPNNPTGAVYDEAMLRGLTDIARRHNLLVCSDEIYDKILYDGATHTPTAAIAPDLLTLTFNGMSKAYRVAGYRVGWMAISGPRAHADSYIEGLTILANMRLCANMPGQHGVVAALSGRQTINDLVLPGGRLKEQRDVAYELLTQIPGVSCVKPKGALYLFPRLDPNVFKIKDDRRMVLDLLRQEKIMVVQGTGFNWAEPDHFRVVTLPTVGDLRSAITRIGNFLDGYGQA, from the coding sequence ATGCAGGTGATCCAGTCGACCAAGCTCGCCAATGTCTGTTACGAGATCCGGGGCCCGGTGCTCGAGGAGGCGATGCGGCTTGAGGCGGCGGGGCATCGGATCCTCAAGCTGAACACCGGGAATCCGGCCGCGTTCGGCTTCGAGTGTCCGCCCGAGATCCTGGAGGACATCCTCCGGAACGTGTCGTCGTCCCACGGGTACGGCGACGCGAAGGGCCTGCTCGCCGCGCGCCGAGCGGTCGTCATGCACAACCAGACGATCGGCATCGAGACGGACGTCGAGCACGTCTTCATCGGCAACGGCGCCTCCGAGCTGATCGTGATGGCGATGCAGGGCCTGCTCGACGACGGCGACGAGGTCCTCGTACCGTCCCCGGACTACCCGCTGTGGACGGCGGCGGTCTCCCTGTCCGGCGGTACGGCCGTGCACTACCGCTGCGACGAGCAGTCCGACTGGATGCCGGACCTCGCGGACGTGGAGCGGAAGGTCACCGACCGCACCAAGGCGATCGTCATCATCAACCCGAACAACCCGACGGGCGCGGTGTACGACGAGGCGATGCTGCGCGGCCTGACGGACATCGCGCGCCGCCACAACCTCCTCGTCTGCTCGGACGAGATCTACGACAAGATCCTCTACGACGGCGCCACGCACACCCCGACCGCCGCGATCGCCCCCGACCTGCTGACCCTCACCTTCAACGGCATGTCGAAGGCGTACCGGGTGGCCGGCTACCGGGTGGGCTGGATGGCGATCTCCGGGCCGCGGGCGCACGCCGACTCCTACATCGAGGGTCTGACGATCCTCGCGAACATGCGGCTGTGCGCGAACATGCCGGGCCAGCACGGGGTGGTCGCCGCGCTCAGCGGACGCCAGACGATCAACGACCTGGTCCTTCCGGGCGGGCGGCTGAAGGAGCAGCGGGATGTCGCGTACGAGCTGCTCACCCAGATCCCGGGCGTCTCGTGTGTGAAGCCGAAGGGGGCGCTGTATCTCTTCCCGCGCCTCGATCCCAACGTCTTCAAGATCAAGGACGACCGCCGGATGGTCCTCGACCTGCTCCGGCAGGAGAAGATCATGGTCGTCCAGGGCACCGGCTTCAACTGGGCCGAGCCCGATCACTTCAGGGTCGTCACCCTGCCGACGGTCGGGGACCTGCGGTCCGCGATCACCCGGATCGGGAACTTCCTGGACGGATACGGTCAGGCATAG
- a CDS encoding response regulator — translation MFPPHVVVIEDDQDTSTLLERHFRELGCHVTVASSGEQGLDLAFADPPDIAVIDVLLPGIDGREVIRRLRADERTRSCHLVVSSVLDPEDLTGLADELLAKPFRQAAVARLVDSYRSSVSQEE, via the coding sequence ATGTTCCCACCACATGTAGTCGTGATCGAGGACGACCAGGACACGAGCACCCTGCTGGAGCGGCATTTCCGCGAGCTGGGGTGCCACGTCACCGTCGCGTCTTCGGGAGAACAGGGGCTCGATCTGGCCTTCGCCGACCCTCCGGACATCGCGGTCATCGATGTGTTGCTGCCTGGCATCGACGGCCGGGAGGTCATCCGCCGGCTGCGGGCGGACGAGCGTACGAGGAGCTGCCACCTGGTCGTCTCCTCGGTACTCGACCCGGAGGACCTCACCGGTCTCGCGGACGAGTTGCTGGCCAAGCCGTTCCGGCAGGCGGCCGTGGCGCGGCTCGTGGACTCCTATCGGAGCTCCGTGTCACAGGAGGAGTAA
- a CDS encoding ATP-binding protein — translation MSGVSRRGGGRMATRLGAAFALLIALLLVVGAGALTSALVADGMHRRVVTRLEPAADDNDRLHDEVVQMQRSVRSYLLTGDPAQLRAYREARDSSFAVLADVRRRADAEARESLATQAAELRAYAGVADQEAQAVPRSEQAARLTREAVQRFTAFETTNERLHSELTDEIKRQEDRAQTVLDGGIAVTAALLTAAVALSVFMAVRTTRALTGPLRNTERTLGRLTAGEHTARAEENGPQEIRAVARSVNLLADERDRLRALEEERQRLSRIARKTGIRIRENLGVDHVLDTACTGIGEGLDADYAFIMLTEEGSPLVPVVRAWSERRGLLPPAELTIPPVPADVVSEHYRRGTTWYLNDLVPHLADGSPLPEAPGSFGETGLPADARAAAKALGLVSVIAAAMGVGEQPLGAVFLARTRQDRPWRPVEIEIAESMASGVGRALHTSLLYEQEKRLVDKLRALDKAKSDFLSTVSHELRTPLTSIVGYLELLKDEDTGPLSLPQRHMLDIVDRNANRLRALIEDLLTLSRIESGAFTSRKAPIDLRHLVNSAADTISPAAEAASVSLETSCPEQPLILEADGEQLDRVLMNLLSNAVKFTPGGGKVSVRVDADDGEAVLSVSDTGIGIPAEEQEKLFQRFFRASNATDAAIPGTGLGLTIVHTIVANHGGRTEVRSEEGRGTTITARLPLAGTDTVTRAA, via the coding sequence ATGAGTGGCGTTTCCCGACGGGGCGGCGGCCGGATGGCGACCCGGCTCGGTGCGGCCTTCGCACTGCTGATCGCTCTTCTGCTGGTCGTCGGGGCGGGGGCCCTCACCAGCGCCCTCGTGGCAGACGGCATGCACCGACGGGTCGTCACACGGCTGGAGCCTGCTGCGGATGACAACGACCGCCTGCACGACGAGGTCGTCCAAATGCAGCGATCGGTGCGCAGCTATCTGCTGACCGGTGATCCGGCGCAGCTGAGGGCTTATCGCGAGGCTCGGGACAGTTCCTTCGCGGTGCTCGCCGACGTCAGGCGCCGGGCCGACGCCGAGGCCCGCGAAAGCCTCGCCACCCAGGCAGCGGAGCTGCGGGCCTATGCGGGCGTCGCCGACCAGGAGGCGCAGGCCGTACCCCGCAGCGAGCAGGCGGCCCGGCTGACCAGGGAGGCTGTCCAGAGGTTCACGGCCTTCGAGACCACCAACGAAAGGCTGCACTCCGAGCTGACCGACGAGATCAAACGGCAGGAGGACCGCGCTCAGACGGTGCTCGACGGCGGTATCGCGGTCACGGCCGCCCTGCTGACGGCGGCCGTGGCCCTGTCCGTCTTCATGGCGGTGCGCACCACCCGCGCCCTGACCGGGCCGCTGCGGAACACCGAGCGGACGCTCGGCAGGCTCACCGCAGGGGAGCACACGGCGCGGGCCGAGGAGAACGGGCCCCAGGAAATCAGGGCGGTGGCCCGGTCGGTCAACCTGCTCGCGGACGAGAGAGACCGGCTGCGCGCGCTTGAGGAGGAGCGCCAGAGGCTGTCACGGATCGCGCGGAAGACCGGCATCCGGATCCGGGAGAACCTGGGCGTCGACCACGTTCTCGACACGGCGTGCACGGGGATCGGTGAGGGACTGGACGCCGACTACGCCTTCATCATGCTCACCGAGGAGGGCAGCCCCCTCGTCCCTGTGGTGCGCGCCTGGAGCGAGCGCAGGGGTCTGCTCCCTCCCGCGGAACTGACCATCCCGCCCGTACCCGCCGACGTGGTGAGCGAACACTACCGGCGGGGAACGACCTGGTACCTCAACGATCTGGTCCCCCATCTGGCCGACGGATCCCCACTGCCGGAGGCCCCCGGCTCCTTCGGAGAGACCGGCCTGCCGGCCGACGCGCGGGCCGCGGCCAAGGCGCTGGGCCTGGTCTCCGTGATAGCCGCAGCCATGGGAGTCGGTGAACAACCGCTGGGCGCCGTCTTCCTCGCCCGCACCCGGCAGGACCGCCCATGGCGTCCGGTGGAGATCGAGATCGCCGAGTCGATGGCCAGCGGTGTGGGCCGGGCGCTGCACACCTCCCTGCTCTACGAGCAGGAAAAGCGCCTGGTGGACAAGTTGCGCGCACTCGACAAGGCCAAAAGCGACTTCCTGTCCACCGTCTCCCACGAACTGCGCACCCCGCTGACCAGCATCGTGGGCTACCTCGAACTGCTGAAGGACGAGGACACCGGTCCGCTCTCCCTGCCCCAGCGCCACATGCTGGACATCGTCGACCGTAACGCGAACCGGCTGCGGGCGCTGATCGAGGACCTGCTCACCCTGTCCAGGATCGAGTCCGGGGCGTTCACCTCCCGGAAGGCGCCGATCGACCTGCGCCACCTGGTGAACTCGGCGGCCGACACGATCAGTCCGGCCGCCGAGGCCGCCTCGGTCTCACTGGAGACCAGCTGCCCCGAGCAGCCACTGATCCTTGAGGCGGACGGCGAACAACTCGACCGGGTCCTGATGAACCTGCTGTCCAACGCGGTGAAGTTCACCCCTGGCGGAGGCAAGGTGAGCGTCCGTGTCGACGCGGATGACGGGGAGGCGGTGCTGAGCGTGAGCGACACCGGCATCGGTATCCCCGCGGAGGAGCAGGAGAAGCTCTTCCAGCGGTTCTTCCGCGCCTCCAACGCCACGGACGCGGCCATCCCCGGGACCGGTCTGGGGCTGACCATCGTGCACACGATCGTGGCCAATCACGGTGGCCGGACGGAGGTGCGCTCCGAAGAGGGCCGGGGCACCACCATCACCGCCCGGCTGCCGCTGGCCGGCACGGACACCGTTACGCGCGCCGCCTGA
- a CDS encoding SCO4983 family protein, producing the protein MYEPIRTKSVHTMAGTTSSDFPHRSREEELDIQLAGHLAALLAATDELRALAPSDDLDEAAERLCARVARLRGGRPPVRSSSGAAAGRERDVTGLHRRAHALAGRALVVAASRADTVSAILAAERMDAHAAAESPRRELTVH; encoded by the coding sequence ATGTACGAGCCGATCCGCACCAAGTCGGTCCACACGATGGCCGGCACGACCTCCTCCGACTTCCCTCACCGTTCGCGTGAGGAAGAGCTGGACATCCAGCTCGCGGGTCACCTGGCGGCACTGCTGGCAGCGACCGACGAACTCCGCGCTCTGGCCCCCTCCGACGACCTCGACGAGGCCGCCGAGCGGCTGTGCGCGCGGGTCGCCCGGTTGCGGGGCGGACGTCCGCCAGTACGGTCCTCGTCCGGCGCCGCCGCCGGTCGCGAGCGGGATGTCACCGGGCTCCACCGGCGCGCCCACGCCCTCGCGGGGCGGGCCCTCGTGGTCGCTGCGTCCCGCGCGGACACGGTGTCCGCGATCCTGGCGGCGGAGCGGATGGACGCGCACGCTGCCGCCGAGTCGCCGCGGCGCGAGCTGACGGTCCACTGA